From a region of the Propionispora vibrioides genome:
- a CDS encoding bifunctional metallophosphatase/5'-nucleotidase → MKIRKCGILAVLSISFFLMLGWVQVVAAEDSKDDHIVQLQILTINDFHGALTESGKNPGAAKLVTFLKELKAKNPEGTLLLSAGDMFQGTVDSNLLHGKTVVAVMNDASFDAMTLGNHEFDWGIQVLKERIAQSNFPYVCANILERDTGKPVDFVKPYTLIKRKGVKVAIIGIATPETAYKANPNIVGRYLFEDPPKVINKLVPVLKKQNVDVIVVLSHLASWMNEDGQLSGDAVDAAFATHGIDAVVSGHSHQTVYGKVNGIPVVQADYNGRAVGVISLAFNKDNHTVTSSAASIAVPYPELPADAGVKLLLDQTQKELAAVKNIAVGETVHELSHDRYSLSQTILGEWVTDTMRQKVQADVAFQNSGGLRTGIAAGSITMGKLYEVMPFDNTLFTVELTGRQIMKVLEYGFTHGQLGMVQYSGLAVTAKVDETKQLQIVAVTMADGTPLQPEKIYKVVTNDFMAAGGDGFTMFKEGTRLYDTNIPVRDVLADTLRKMKVIDFSGDTRLNIISFRERRIDAA, encoded by the coding sequence ATGAAAATCAGGAAGTGTGGTATTTTGGCAGTCCTTAGTATAAGTTTTTTCCTTATGCTAGGCTGGGTACAGGTTGTAGCAGCCGAAGATAGCAAAGACGATCATATTGTTCAACTACAGATACTGACCATTAATGACTTTCACGGTGCTCTGACGGAAAGTGGCAAGAATCCTGGCGCAGCTAAGTTGGTAACGTTTTTAAAGGAACTTAAAGCCAAGAATCCCGAAGGGACGTTGCTATTAAGTGCAGGTGATATGTTTCAAGGTACTGTCGATTCCAATCTTTTGCATGGAAAAACAGTTGTTGCTGTGATGAATGACGCTTCGTTTGATGCCATGACTCTCGGCAACCATGAGTTTGACTGGGGCATTCAGGTATTAAAGGAACGCATCGCGCAGTCTAACTTCCCGTATGTTTGCGCGAATATCCTGGAACGGGATACAGGAAAGCCGGTTGATTTTGTTAAGCCGTATACCCTGATCAAGCGCAAGGGTGTGAAGGTGGCCATTATCGGTATTGCCACACCGGAGACCGCCTATAAGGCCAATCCTAACATAGTAGGGAGATATCTTTTTGAAGATCCCCCAAAGGTAATCAATAAACTGGTGCCTGTATTAAAAAAGCAAAATGTCGATGTGATTGTAGTGTTGTCCCATCTTGCCAGTTGGATGAATGAAGACGGGCAGCTTAGCGGCGATGCGGTAGATGCTGCTTTCGCGACTCATGGTATTGATGCGGTTGTTTCCGGCCATTCGCATCAGACCGTCTATGGTAAAGTTAATGGAATACCCGTGGTACAGGCTGACTATAATGGCCGGGCCGTCGGTGTTATTTCGCTTGCTTTTAATAAAGACAATCATACCGTAACCAGTTCCGCTGCCAGTATAGCCGTACCTTATCCGGAACTGCCGGCTGATGCTGGCGTTAAGCTGCTTTTAGATCAAACGCAAAAAGAACTGGCCGCCGTTAAAAACATAGCGGTGGGAGAGACTGTGCACGAGCTTAGCCATGACCGTTATAGCTTATCCCAAACCATCCTGGGCGAATGGGTGACAGACACGATGCGGCAGAAAGTGCAGGCCGATGTTGCCTTTCAAAACAGCGGAGGACTGCGCACAGGGATAGCTGCCGGTAGCATTACGATGGGAAAGCTTTATGAAGTCATGCCGTTTGATAACACTCTGTTTACGGTGGAGCTGACAGGAAGACAGATTATGAAGGTGTTGGAATACGGATTTACGCACGGGCAGCTTGGTATGGTTCAGTATTCCGGCTTAGCTGTAACTGCTAAGGTTGATGAAACAAAGCAGCTACAGATTGTTGCGGTTACCATGGCTGATGGCACACCGTTGCAGCCGGAAAAAATTTATAAGGTTGTTACGAATGACTTTATGGCAGCCGGTGGGGATGGCTTTACAATGTTTAAAGAAGGAACCCGGCTTTACGATACGAATATTCCGGTCAGAGATGTCCTGGCTGATACCCTGCGAAAAATGAAAGTGATTGATTTTTCCGGTGATACTCGTTTGAATATCATAAGTTTCCGGGAACGCCGGATAGATGCTGCATAA
- a CDS encoding DUF805 domain-containing protein: MFQLNILLNLFKKDGVFSFTGRINRSKYIIRSLVFLLMCIGNMFLMLGTFHLLGDKPISWIIVIAVGFFIILYSLANSIKRLHDLNLSGLWILLWVVLIGLISNFLGFSTAKLTNNIISFIIWVIMISLPGTPGPNKYGEDPLATTHPTT, from the coding sequence TTGTTTCAACTGAATATTTTGCTCAATCTATTTAAAAAAGACGGGGTTTTCTCATTTACCGGAAGAATCAATCGGTCTAAATATATCATCAGAAGTCTCGTTTTCTTATTAATGTGTATTGGAAATATGTTTCTTATGTTAGGCACGTTTCATCTGTTGGGCGATAAGCCCATTTCCTGGATTATTGTAATAGCGGTAGGTTTCTTCATTATTCTTTATAGTCTGGCCAACTCAATAAAGCGACTCCACGACCTAAATCTATCGGGACTGTGGATTTTACTCTGGGTAGTACTCATTGGCTTAATAAGTAATTTTTTAGGTTTTTCAACAGCAAAATTAACAAACAATATTATCTCCTTTATTATCTGGGTAATTATGATCTCTCTGCCAGGAACACCAGGCCCCAATAAATACGGAGAAGATCCTTTAGCTACAACTCATCCAACAACATAA
- a CDS encoding MFS transporter: protein MKNQEPSAWKKTIIAAMTSYIDAGSIVAGAAGLSLWQAYLGMDGMQLGLLGALSSNAGSAAVGALIGGRLCDKYGRKFVYTYDLLVYIIGMLFIVFGVNYPMLLCGYIIVGLGVGADVVASWTMIAEEAPAENRAKHCGSAQFAWALGPAVVLLLSVFVNNWGLLGNRLVFGHLIIVAAWVWYQRLRMPESKDWQEAKKKENELLATGRLEKPSYSVLFSGINLKTVLFLCGVYSIWNLCASTWGFFMPYIFEHVGNLSNAMSNALQVGSFVISILATFFIFMGLGDRVNRKLLYFVIGAIYVVGWSMWLLPPEAMTMGMVFAFTAFAGINNGAGQQAFYQLWCSELFPSRYRATAQGFTFFVTRFAAAVWAFAFPIIMESLGFRYAVVLMVAFAAISLLIGTIGAPDTSGKTLEQIEEERYGTKYAQELSANAQEETSC, encoded by the coding sequence ATGAAAAACCAAGAACCTTCGGCATGGAAGAAAACGATTATTGCCGCTATGACAAGTTATATCGATGCGGGCTCTATTGTAGCAGGCGCCGCGGGCTTAAGTTTATGGCAAGCCTATTTGGGAATGGACGGAATGCAATTGGGACTTCTGGGCGCACTGAGTTCAAATGCCGGTTCGGCTGCAGTGGGGGCATTAATCGGGGGTCGCCTTTGCGATAAGTACGGCCGCAAGTTTGTGTACACCTATGATTTGCTTGTCTATATTATCGGGATGCTCTTTATTGTTTTTGGTGTGAACTATCCGATGCTCTTATGCGGTTATATCATTGTGGGATTGGGTGTAGGTGCCGATGTTGTGGCATCGTGGACGATGATTGCCGAAGAGGCGCCGGCGGAAAACAGAGCCAAGCATTGTGGTTCGGCGCAATTTGCCTGGGCACTTGGCCCGGCGGTCGTGCTGCTCTTATCCGTTTTTGTAAACAACTGGGGATTGTTGGGGAATAGGCTGGTATTCGGGCACTTAATCATTGTGGCAGCATGGGTATGGTATCAACGGCTGCGGATGCCGGAATCTAAGGACTGGCAGGAAGCGAAGAAAAAGGAAAATGAATTACTTGCCACAGGGCGCCTGGAGAAGCCTTCCTATAGTGTCTTGTTTAGCGGGATTAATCTTAAGACGGTATTATTTCTTTGTGGAGTGTATTCGATCTGGAATTTATGTGCCAGTACCTGGGGCTTCTTTATGCCCTATATCTTTGAACATGTAGGCAACCTTTCCAATGCGATGAGTAATGCTTTGCAAGTTGGGTCTTTTGTCATATCCATTTTAGCGACATTTTTTATCTTCATGGGGCTGGGAGATCGGGTAAACCGTAAGCTTTTGTATTTTGTCATCGGTGCTATTTATGTGGTAGGATGGTCGATGTGGCTCTTGCCGCCGGAAGCGATGACAATGGGAATGGTTTTTGCTTTTACTGCTTTTGCCGGAATTAACAATGGTGCAGGTCAGCAGGCTTTTTATCAGCTTTGGTGCAGTGAACTGTTTCCTTCGCGCTATCGGGCAACTGCACAGGGTTTTACTTTCTTTGTTACGCGATTTGCCGCTGCGGTCTGGGCCTTTGCCTTCCCGATTATCATGGAGAGTTTAGGCTTTAGATATGCGGTGGTGCTCATGGTTGCTTTTGCAGCTATCAGCTTGCTTATTGGGACAATCGGAGCGCCGGACACGAGCGGTAAGACCTTGGAGCAAATTGAAGAAGAGCGTTACGGGACAAAATATGCGCAGGAACTATCCGCCAACGCGCAGGAAGAGACTTCCTGCTAG
- a CDS encoding Bax inhibitor-1/YccA family protein, which yields MQNIPSSYNHTTGSQTAVLVQSFFMQVYGWMMFGLLTTGVLAFYTAHSHFLLSLIFGSKLVFYGLLLAEVGIVFALGNSIQSLSATAASFLFFVYSALNGLTLASIFLRYTHGSIASVFFITAGTFGAMTIYGYLTKADLSKWGNLLFMSLIGLVIASLVNLFVQSSALMWVLTYVGVLIFVGLTAYDTQRLKEIAHQLNDEGSIGKFAVLGALTLYLDFINLFLYLLRIFGKRR from the coding sequence ATGCAAAATATCCCTTCTTCGTATAACCACACCACTGGCAGTCAGACGGCAGTGCTTGTACAAAGCTTTTTTATGCAGGTTTACGGCTGGATGATGTTCGGGCTTTTGACAACAGGCGTACTTGCTTTTTATACCGCTCACTCACACTTTCTGCTCAGTTTGATCTTTGGCAGTAAATTAGTCTTTTATGGATTGCTTTTGGCGGAAGTGGGCATTGTTTTTGCTCTGGGTAATTCGATCCAGTCACTCAGTGCAACAGCCGCCAGCTTTTTGTTTTTTGTGTATTCCGCATTGAATGGGTTAACGCTGGCGTCGATATTTTTGCGTTACACCCATGGCTCGATTGCCAGTGTTTTCTTCATTACTGCCGGAACTTTTGGGGCAATGACGATTTATGGTTATCTAACAAAAGCGGATTTAAGTAAGTGGGGTAACCTTCTTTTTATGTCCTTAATTGGACTTGTTATCGCATCTCTGGTTAATCTATTTGTACAAAGTTCGGCTTTAATGTGGGTACTAACCTATGTTGGTGTTTTAATCTTTGTTGGTTTAACAGCGTATGATACTCAACGGTTAAAAGAAATAGCTCATCAACTGAATGACGAGGGAAGTATCGGCAAGTTTGCTGTACTTGGGGCATTAACCTTGTACCTTGATTTTATCAATTTATTTCTTTACCTTTTGCGTATTTTTGGTAAGCGGCGCTAA
- a CDS encoding GNAT family N-acetyltransferase, protein MKFIYTNGRNQDFVKLSQLLDEYLNELAGGEANRQQYIPYNTLDAIRDVVLAYDDSSSPIGCASFKFYDNKIAEVKRVFVKREHRGKGISKELMRLLEARAKEKGYNTLLLETGASLVEAMGLYRSLGYVIMQNYGQYKDLQESICMQKNLL, encoded by the coding sequence ATGAAATTTATCTATACCAATGGCCGCAACCAAGACTTCGTTAAACTCAGCCAATTGTTAGATGAATATCTGAATGAGCTTGCCGGAGGAGAGGCAAACCGGCAACAGTATATTCCCTACAACACGCTTGATGCCATTCGTGACGTGGTTTTAGCTTACGACGATAGCAGCAGCCCTATTGGCTGTGCCAGTTTTAAATTTTATGATAATAAGATTGCTGAGGTTAAACGAGTTTTCGTAAAAAGAGAGCATCGCGGCAAGGGAATTTCCAAAGAATTAATGCGTTTACTGGAAGCACGGGCCAAAGAAAAAGGCTATAACACATTACTATTAGAAACAGGCGCTTCTCTGGTTGAGGCTATGGGTTTGTATCGTAGCTTAGGCTATGTCATAATGCAAAACTATGGTCAATACAAGGATTTGCAGGAGTCGATTTGTATGCAAAAGAACCTGTTGTAA
- a CDS encoding L-rhamnose mutarotase produces MDRYAWKAIVHEGKLQEYKKRHDEIWPEMKSVLKAAGIRNYTIWNVGNELFGYYECEKGAGYAAEVQGKSPVVAKWNEYMKDVMIMVMDPKTGAQPKLEQVFFLE; encoded by the coding sequence ATGGATCGATATGCCTGGAAAGCAATTGTACACGAAGGAAAGCTGCAGGAGTATAAGAAGCGGCATGATGAGATTTGGCCGGAAATGAAAAGTGTTCTTAAAGCTGCAGGTATCCGTAATTATACAATCTGGAATGTGGGCAATGAATTGTTTGGCTATTACGAATGTGAGAAAGGAGCCGGTTATGCGGCCGAGGTTCAAGGAAAAAGTCCGGTTGTTGCCAAATGGAATGAGTATATGAAAGATGTTATGATCATGGTCATGGATCCGAAGACCGGTGCACAGCCTAAGTTGGAACAGGTGTTTTTCTTGGAGTAA